The window CTAAGCGACCGCGCCCAGGTTCGTAGGTGTGCCAGCACACCGGATTGTTGCGGGAGCAAAAAGGGTGCGGCCCCCCGGGTGGTGGAGCCGGGGGGCCGCGGTGAGAGGGGGAATCGCTGACGGGGCGGAAGTTACCGGGAATCGTGCGATGGTGCGCAGAATTTCCCGAAGTTCGTTTCAGATGGAGTGAAGTCGCCGCTACCGGTCAGCCTTGGCGGGGGATGGCGGAGGGCAACAGCGAGGGGAAGCCTTTGGGTTGAGGGCCGCGCCCTCCACAGTCCGTGCACAGGCCGCGCGTGCTAGGCTGCGGCCCGAAGGGAGCGTGCCCATGGAACTCCTGATCTCGCTGTGGCTGCCGATTGTTCTCTCCGGCGTCGGCACCTGGATCGCGGCGACCGTGCTGAGCATGCCCTTCCTGCACCACAAGGGCGACTTCATCGGTCTGGACGAGCAGCACCCGGCGGGCACGGAGGACGCGCTTCTGGCGTCGCTCCGCGCCGGCGGGATCAGGCCCGGCAGCTACCTGTTCCCCGACTTCCGCGCCCGGGAGGCCATGGAGTCGGAGAAGGTGAAGCAGGCGCTCGAGGCCGGGCCCGTCGGGCACCTGGTCCTGTGGAAGACGCCGATGTCGATGGGCGCGAAGATGGCGGGCACGCTGGCGGTGTACCTCGCCACCAGCGCGCTCATCGGTTATCTCGCCTCGATCACGCTGGAGCGCGGCGCGTCGTTCGAGCGCGTATTCCAGGTCGTCGCCACCGCGGGCGTGCTGACGTACACCTTCGCCTCGCTGCCAGGCGCCATCTGGTGGGGCTCGTACCGGCGGACGATCGGTGCGAACATCATCGACGGGCTGGTGCTGGGCGCGATCACGGGCGCGGTGTTCGCGTGGCGCTGGCCGCGGTAGCAGGGCGGCCCATGTAGACTGCGGGCGGTAACAGGAGGTCTCCATGCTCCGATCGATCCTCGCCGTCATCGTGTCATACATCGTCATTGCCGTGCTCGTGATGGCACTGTTCGGCGGCCTGTGGTTTGGCATGGGGCCCGACCGGCTGCTGGAGGAGGGGACGTGGAAGGGCAACATGATCCTGTGTATCGCGGCCCCGGGGATCACGGGTGTGGTCGGCCTGTTCGGCGGGTGGGTGTGCGCGAAGATCGGGCGTGCGCGCGGGCCGGTGATGGCGCTGGCAGGGGTGGTGCTCGTGATCGGCTTCACGATGGCGTACTTCACGCTGCAGAAGCCCGAGCCCACCGGCGTGCGCGAGCCGGGGCTGACAGTCGAGCAGTTCATGGAGAAGGGACGGGAGCCGACGTGGGTCGCGGTCTCTAACCCGATCATCGGCGCGGTGGCCGTGCTCTGCGGCGGGCTGTGCAGCGTTCCGCCGCGCCGTCAGGCCTGAGAGGTGACACATGAAGCGAGTGACCGGCATCGGCGGCGTGTTCTTCAAGGCCAGGGACCGCAAGGCCCTGGGCGAGTGGTACAAAAAGCACCTGGGCATCGACGTGCAGCCGTGGGGCGGCGCGGCCTTCAACTGGGCCGACGACAGCGGCGGCAAGGGCGCGACCATCTGGTGCCCCCACAAGGCAGAGACCGACTACTTCGCCCCCAGCCAGGCGAGCTTCATGATCAACTACCGCGTCGAGGACCTCGACGCGCTCATCGCCGCGCTGCGGGCGGAGGGGTGCAACGTTGTCGGCGAGCCGCAGGACTCCGAGTACGGCAAGTTCGGCTGGGTGATGGACCCGGAGGGGAACAAGGTTGAACTGTGGCAGCCGCCGAAGGCGGGGTGAGTTGCAGGAACGCTGCGACGCTCAGACGGCGCGCTCGCAGGTTTGAGGAACGCGCGGTCTAGGCTAAGGCAGATCAGGCCGTGCCACGCCCGGCTCGATCTCCAGGTACCGCTCCTTCTCATCGAAGCTGATCCAGCACGTCATGTCGTCCGGCGGCAGCAGGGCCTGCCAGTCGATCGCCCCACGCGACCGTGGGCTGCCGTGGGGCAGCAGCAGTGTGAACCGCCACTCCCGCACATCGGCCCCGCGCCAGCCGATCCAGGCGAGGCCGTGGATGCGTGCCCGCTGGTCGGGATCGTCCGGGCCGGGGTTCAGCTCGTAGGCCTCAGGATCCAGGCCGTCGCACCAGAGGAACTGGTGCCGTCGCTCCGGGAGCCCTTCGAACTCGTGGCAAAGCCGGTACTCCAGGCGCATCCAGAACATGTCTTCAGAGAGTGGGAATGCGTGGCTCCTCTCGACGTCGGACATGAGACGCGTAAGCGATCCATCTGATCCTACGACTCCAGCACCCACTCCACCACCTCGCGCGCCAGGTACCGCTCCGTCTCCTCGCACCACTTCTGCCCCACGCGTCGGAACCCGCAGCGCTCCAGGATGCGCTGCGACGCCGCGTTGCTCGCGGCGGTCGTCGCGTGCAGCGGGCGGCGTGGCTCCTGCTTGAGGAACAGCGGCAGCGCCCGCGAGGCGAAACCCCGGCCCCAGTGCTCGCGCGCGATCCAGTAGCCGACGTGGTTGGAGCCGTCGGGCGGCTGGAAGCAGGCGATGCTGCCGGCGATCTCGTACGCGGGAGGCTCCGCCCGCGCGGGGGCGCGCTGAACCTCGATCACCTGCCCGTTGATCAGCGGGTTGACGAAGTGCTTGTCCCACA of the Phycisphaerales bacterium genome contains:
- a CDS encoding VOC family protein; translation: MKRVTGIGGVFFKARDRKALGEWYKKHLGIDVQPWGGAAFNWADDSGGKGATIWCPHKAETDYFAPSQASFMINYRVEDLDALIAALRAEGCNVVGEPQDSEYGKFGWVMDPEGNKVELWQPPKAG
- a CDS encoding GNAT family N-acetyltransferase: MHAPTTSNRVHPDLVRLRPVGPGDLDALYAMQADAESNAMAGTKPRPRDVFFAVWDKHFVNPLINGQVIEVQRAPARAEPPAYEIAGSIACFQPPDGSNHVGYWIAREHWGRGFASRALPLFLKQEPRRPLHATTAASNAASQRILERCGFRRVGQKWCEETERYLAREVVEWVLES